Proteins from a genomic interval of Hornefia porci:
- a CDS encoding TetR/AcrR family transcriptional regulator gives MATAFTDEEKEAIRKKLHKVAKDCLKRYGVRKTTVDQMVEMADISKGSFYNFYASKEMLFFSVLEEYQIDIMNRLTEQLGQENQINADQFVRLLHDFYQDFRYSFVYTIFKNHEMELLIRKLPKEVIKTHHLLDGKMVERIVSQINIRETLSVEIISALFRTIAMSILHIEEIGEKQFDTILKLLIQGIVGQIIEEDNSERGN, from the coding sequence ATGGCTACTGCTTTTACTGATGAAGAAAAAGAAGCAATTAGAAAGAAATTACATAAGGTTGCAAAGGACTGTCTTAAAAGATATGGGGTTAGGAAAACCACAGTTGACCAAATGGTAGAAATGGCAGATATTTCCAAGGGTTCTTTTTATAATTTTTATGCTTCAAAAGAAATGTTGTTTTTTTCAGTCTTGGAAGAATATCAAATAGATATTATGAACCGTCTAACGGAACAATTAGGACAAGAAAATCAAATAAATGCAGATCAGTTTGTGCGATTACTACATGATTTTTATCAGGATTTTCGCTATTCATTTGTGTATACCATTTTCAAAAATCATGAAATGGAGTTACTCATAAGAAAATTGCCCAAAGAAGTGATAAAAACCCATCATCTCTTAGATGGTAAAATGGTTGAGAGAATTGTGTCCCAAATCAATATTAGAGAAACCTTATCAGTAGAAATTATCTCCGCTTTATTTAGAACGATTGCTATGAGCATATTACACATCGAAGAAATCGGAGAAAAGCAATTTGATACGATATTAAAATTACTAATACAAGGAATTGTTGGGCAAATTATTGAGGAGGATAATAGTGAAAGAGGCAATTAA
- a CDS encoding plasmid mobilization protein → MNNRKRNVQIKFRVTEKERNLIEEKMKQVPTSNMEAYLRKMAIDGYIIQVDHSDIKKMTAELQKIGVNINQIAKRANATGNVYQEDIEEIKGALKEIWRLQRLSLLKAH, encoded by the coding sequence ATGAATAACAGAAAAAGAAATGTGCAAATTAAGTTTCGTGTTACAGAAAAAGAACGAAACTTGATTGAAGAAAAAATGAAACAGGTGCCTACAAGCAACATGGAAGCGTACCTTCGGAAAATGGCGATAGACGGATATATCATTCAGGTCGATCACAGCGATATAAAGAAAATGACGGCAGAACTTCAAAAAATCGGGGTCAACATCAATCAGATTGCAAAAAGAGCAAACGCGACCGGAAATGTGTATCAGGAAGATATAGAAGAAATCAAAGGAGCCTTAAAAGAGATATGGCGGTTACAAAGATTAAGCCTATTAAAAGCACATTAA
- a CDS encoding relaxase/mobilization nuclease domain-containing protein, producing the protein MAVTKIKPIKSTLKKALEYIQNPDKTDDKMLVSSFGCSYETADIEFAFTLSQALDKGNNLAHHLIQSFEPGEVSFEKAHEIGKQLADAVTKGQYEYVLTTHIDKGHVHNHIIFCAVNFVDYHKYNSNKRSYYGIRNISDRLCYENGLSIITPEKGRKGKSYIEYQTAKKGTSWKGKLKEAVDLLIPQIKDFEELLEKLQASGYEIKRGKYISCRAPGQERFTRLKTLGADYTEEAIKKRIAGIKSRTGKKLTQENGISLLIDIENNIKAQQSAGYEHWAKIHNLKQAAKTMNFLTENNIRQYEDLISRIDELILDSEQTADSLKQVEKKLSDMAVLIKNISTYQKTKDIYRGYIKAKNKDAYRRKHESSLILYEASGKALKDAGIKKLPELTVLQKEYSTLQKKKDAIYSNYEKLKKKVKEYQKVKQNVDMILQRENSGKEHTKTLE; encoded by the coding sequence ATGGCGGTTACAAAGATTAAGCCTATTAAAAGCACATTAAAAAAGGCACTTGAATATATCCAAAACCCCGATAAAACCGATGACAAAATGCTTGTATCTTCTTTCGGATGCAGCTATGAAACCGCAGATATAGAATTTGCCTTTACGCTTTCACAGGCACTCGATAAAGGAAACAATTTAGCCCATCACCTGATACAGTCCTTTGAACCGGGAGAGGTCAGCTTTGAAAAAGCCCATGAGATTGGAAAGCAGCTTGCAGATGCAGTAACGAAAGGACAGTATGAATATGTCCTTACCACCCATATTGATAAAGGGCATGTCCATAATCACATCATTTTTTGTGCTGTCAATTTCGTGGATTATCATAAATATAATTCCAACAAAAGAAGCTATTACGGAATCAGAAATATCAGCGACCGCTTATGCTATGAAAACGGTCTGTCGATCATCACTCCGGAAAAAGGACGAAAAGGAAAAAGCTATATTGAGTATCAAACGGCAAAGAAAGGTACAAGCTGGAAAGGAAAGCTGAAAGAAGCGGTTGATCTTCTGATTCCTCAGATAAAGGATTTTGAAGAACTTTTAGAGAAACTTCAAGCTTCCGGCTATGAAATCAAACGCGGAAAATATATTTCCTGCAGGGCACCCGGACAGGAGCGATTTACAAGACTGAAAACCCTCGGAGCAGATTATACGGAAGAAGCAATCAAAAAACGCATTGCAGGAATTAAGAGCCGCACCGGAAAGAAATTGACACAGGAGAACGGAATATCCCTACTGATTGATATTGAAAACAATATCAAGGCGCAGCAATCGGCGGGTTATGAGCATTGGGCGAAAATCCATAATCTGAAACAGGCTGCAAAGACAATGAATTTTCTCACCGAAAATAACATTAGGCAGTATGAGGATTTAATCAGTCGGATAGATGAATTGATCCTTGATAGTGAACAGACGGCAGACAGCTTAAAGCAGGTGGAAAAGAAGCTTTCCGATATGGCTGTTCTGATAAAAAATATTTCAACCTATCAAAAGACAAAGGATATTTACAGAGGATATATCAAGGCAAAGAATAAGGACGCATACAGGCGTAAACACGAAAGTAGCCTGATACTTTATGAAGCTTCCGGAAAGGCACTAAAGGATGCAGGCATTAAAAAGCTGCCGGAGCTTACCGTATTGCAGAAAGAATATTCTACCCTGCAAAAGAAGAAAGATGCCATATATTCCAATTACGAAAAACTGAAAAAGAAAGTCAAGGAATATCAGAAGGTCAAGCAGAATGTTGATATGATTTTACAAAGAGAAAATTCAGGCAAGGAACATACAAAGACCCTTGAATAA
- a CDS encoding DUF6050 family protein, whose protein sequence is MTRGEIWKDFFRKVIVPVLLTAFLFYWGKSIFTQNGETNYFYVWLFCGVPFGIRRMFLWLIPINHDFTATVGIFAVNIIVGGLIGCIVIIWQLLVAAWYIPLTIYRLVKE, encoded by the coding sequence ATGACACGTGGGGAAATATGGAAAGATTTTTTTAGGAAAGTAATAGTACCTGTTTTATTGACAGCATTTCTCTTTTACTGGGGAAAGAGCATATTTACACAAAACGGAGAAACCAATTATTTCTATGTATGGCTGTTTTGCGGAGTTCCTTTCGGTATCAGAAGAATGTTCCTGTGGCTGATTCCGATAAACCATGACTTCACTGCAACGGTGGGAATATTTGCCGTAAATATCATAGTCGGCGGACTGATCGGCTGCATTGTGATTATCTGGCAGCTTCTCGTTGCGGCATGGTACATTCCGCTTACGATATACAGGCTTGTAAAAGAATAA
- a CDS encoding DUF3800 domain-containing protein has translation MDYTDIRKLAIEFSGLSGMDDTYTFYYDETNNSRKFRITEKDFNSSKDEDFVIGGLVYEGENRQFSLDKLFQSFKLQSNVKEVKRQHIAPGKTFLECVKSTKLQLLLKWIIENDVYVHFMAMNNLYFGIVDIIDSLVADTEFSMLPPDYINLMKNTLYKYINADIDYIHSVFLKYNYPNIQSDNVQPFCEDFIAWIENISVENEQEDFGLESVRQLLKDSRKKENLCFLSDNKDLILMDGYESLYIEPIYMFPYSQHTFDEEVEIIDKLKDFPICIDNQILSNYVFVKSESNQWIQLSDVIIGILGKMFLYANSKSKSEIINETIKLSDMQKENISLLKSLIEKSEKKCLAFIHFTANFYEIEKVKLILSMK, from the coding sequence ATGGACTATACTGACATCCGTAAATTAGCAATAGAATTTTCAGGTTTATCAGGAATGGATGATACCTATACATTCTATTACGATGAAACTAATAATTCTCGAAAGTTTAGAATTACTGAAAAAGATTTCAACTCATCAAAAGATGAAGATTTTGTTATAGGTGGACTTGTTTATGAGGGTGAAAACAGACAGTTTAGCCTTGACAAATTATTTCAGTCGTTCAAATTGCAATCCAATGTGAAAGAGGTTAAACGTCAACATATCGCACCCGGTAAAACTTTTCTTGAATGTGTAAAATCAACCAAATTACAGCTTTTATTAAAATGGATTATTGAAAATGATGTATATGTACATTTTATGGCAATGAATAATTTATATTTCGGTATTGTAGATATAATTGATTCATTAGTTGCTGATACAGAGTTTTCGATGCTTCCACCTGATTATATCAATCTCATGAAAAACACTTTATATAAATATATCAATGCAGATATTGATTATATTCATTCTGTTTTTCTGAAATATAATTATCCCAATATACAGTCTGATAATGTACAGCCATTCTGTGAGGACTTTATTGCTTGGATAGAAAACATAAGTGTTGAAAATGAACAGGAAGATTTTGGATTAGAATCAGTTCGTCAGCTGCTAAAAGATTCTCGGAAAAAGGAAAATCTTTGTTTTTTAAGCGACAATAAAGATTTGATTTTAATGGATGGATATGAAAGCTTATATATTGAACCTATTTATATGTTCCCATATTCACAACATACTTTTGATGAAGAAGTAGAGATAATAGATAAACTAAAGGATTTTCCTATTTGCATTGATAATCAAATACTTAGCAATTACGTCTTTGTTAAATCCGAAAGCAATCAATGGATTCAATTATCTGATGTCATTATTGGGATTTTAGGAAAAATGTTTCTGTATGCAAATTCTAAAAGCAAATCGGAAATCATAAACGAAACCATAAAACTAAGTGATATGCAGAAAGAAAATATATCACTATTAAAGTCCTTAATAGAAAAGTCAGAGAAAAAATGTTTAGCTTTTATTCACTTCACTGCAAATTTTTATGAGATTGAAAAGGTTAAACTTATTTTATCTATGAAATAA
- a CDS encoding ISL3 family transposase has translation MNDIIRFLELEDPAITIEDISTEGRVKTVTLSTPPEIRFCPRCSFRMHSRGIRIRRVNHPILQDTYQLVLLLKQRRWRCTNGQCRYEENESFNFISKHRRNTNAADFLIVNEFRDLTKSAADIARKFNTSDTYAINVFDRYVNMKRIALTDAISIDEVHLDIDQICQYALVVQDFHTGEVIDLLESRRQNVTEPYFASIPKEERFAVQYLITDMNNEYLRYVERYFPNAVSVVDSFHVIQWIVKELADFIRDLQNTIRERDEIRQKKLSEKAGHQVRLPMSDELYLLKHYRFLLLSNADSITYHEEPHMDRHFRCLMRTSDYKERFFLIDPALKELHDLKERYVRFNTVNAGKPQKAAIELNQLINDYAHCDHDIFIRFSRLLKRHREPIINSFVLMERLDKNGGAIISRLSNGPIESTNRKAKDLKRMGRGFRNFNHFRNRFLFASRNDPQLNGREPVGQDRPRSLRYRNTVPKSKQRVLNAELESILEMYDCSKDELLSLRHWVAEGNSPFNNPDRILNEAGLPCDFIAASRILDEAFLDINKGGDLR, from the coding sequence CTGTCCCCGGTGCAGCTTTCGAATGCATTCCAGAGGGATCAGGATCCGAAGGGTCAATCATCCGATATTGCAGGACACGTATCAGTTAGTCCTTTTACTGAAGCAGCGGCGCTGGCGCTGTACGAACGGGCAATGTCGATATGAAGAAAATGAATCTTTTAATTTCATAAGTAAACACCGTCGGAACACAAACGCAGCCGACTTTCTCATCGTCAATGAATTCCGGGATCTGACTAAGTCTGCCGCAGATATCGCAAGGAAGTTCAACACTTCTGACACATACGCCATCAACGTATTTGACCGGTATGTCAACATGAAGAGGATTGCCCTGACGGATGCGATCAGCATCGACGAAGTTCATCTCGACATCGATCAGATATGTCAATATGCGCTGGTCGTTCAGGATTTTCATACAGGAGAAGTGATTGATCTGCTCGAAAGCCGCAGGCAGAATGTGACTGAACCATACTTCGCATCCATTCCAAAGGAAGAACGTTTTGCCGTTCAATATCTCATCACGGACATGAACAATGAATATCTTCGCTATGTTGAGAGATACTTTCCGAACGCAGTATCTGTCGTAGATTCTTTCCATGTGATCCAGTGGATCGTCAAAGAACTTGCGGATTTCATACGCGATCTGCAGAATACGATCAGAGAGCGTGACGAAATACGGCAGAAAAAACTGTCGGAAAAGGCCGGACACCAGGTAAGGCTTCCAATGTCCGATGAACTGTATCTGCTGAAGCACTACCGTTTCCTTTTACTTTCCAATGCAGATTCCATCACATATCACGAGGAACCACACATGGACCGGCACTTCAGATGCCTGATGAGAACCTCCGATTACAAGGAACGCTTTTTTCTCATTGATCCCGCGTTGAAAGAACTCCATGATCTGAAAGAGCGTTATGTGCGATTCAACACAGTAAATGCCGGCAAGCCTCAAAAGGCGGCAATCGAATTGAATCAACTGATCAATGACTACGCCCATTGCGATCACGACATCTTTATCCGTTTTTCCAGACTCCTGAAACGACACAGGGAACCTATCATCAACTCATTCGTTCTGATGGAACGGCTTGATAAAAACGGGGGCGCTATCATTTCGAGATTGTCCAACGGTCCTATCGAATCCACGAACAGAAAGGCCAAAGATCTGAAACGGATGGGGCGGGGTTTCCGTAATTTCAACCATTTTCGGAATCGGTTCCTCTTTGCTTCAAGAAACGATCCCCAATTAAACGGACGCGAGCCTGTCGGACAAGACCGGCCTCGTTCTTTAAGATACCGGAACACAGTTCCTAAGAGTAAACAGCGCGTCCTGAACGCTGAGCTCGAGTCGATTCTCGAAATGTACGACTGCTCAAAGGACGAGCTTCTTTCCCTTCGGCACTGGGTGGCTGAAGGCAACAGTCCTTTTAACAACCCGGATAGGATCCTCAATGAAGCGGGGCTTCCATGTGACTTCATTGCTGCCAGCAGAATACTGGACGAAGCCTTTCTTGACATCAATAAGGGAGGTGATTTGAGATGA